In Arsenicicoccus sp. oral taxon 190, the following are encoded in one genomic region:
- a CDS encoding histidine phosphatase family protein, whose translation MPDNPDSIAAGRRTAPRRLVLVRHGQSEGNVADAAARKAGEGRLALDYRDADTPLSELGHEQARALGWHLAGLADEQRPEVVLCSPYERARGTALAALREAGLDDTLVLDERLRERDLGIFDGLTGDGIRADHPEEAERRTKVGKFYYRPPGGESWCDVALRVRSVLADIRQEYADEHVWVFSHQAVIMSFRLVLEGLDEKGIITIDNETPLPNCSMTSYDRAEDGSLELDTYAETAPLDEEGTQTTREEPAATGADR comes from the coding sequence GTGCCCGACAACCCTGACTCGATCGCCGCCGGCCGCCGCACCGCGCCGCGCCGGCTCGTGCTCGTCCGCCACGGCCAGAGCGAGGGCAACGTCGCCGACGCCGCCGCCCGTAAGGCCGGCGAGGGACGGCTGGCGCTCGACTACCGCGACGCCGATACCCCGCTGTCCGAGCTGGGGCACGAGCAGGCGCGCGCCCTCGGCTGGCACCTGGCCGGCCTGGCCGACGAGCAGCGCCCCGAGGTGGTGCTGTGCTCGCCGTACGAGCGGGCCCGCGGGACCGCCCTGGCGGCGCTGCGCGAGGCCGGGCTGGACGACACGCTGGTCCTCGACGAGCGGCTGCGCGAGCGGGACCTCGGGATCTTCGACGGGCTGACCGGGGACGGCATCCGGGCCGACCACCCCGAGGAGGCCGAGCGGCGCACCAAGGTCGGCAAGTTCTACTACCGACCGCCGGGCGGCGAGTCCTGGTGCGACGTGGCGCTGCGGGTGCGCAGCGTGCTCGCGGACATCCGGCAGGAGTATGCCGACGAGCACGTGTGGGTCTTCAGCCACCAGGCGGTGATCATGAGCTTCCGCCTCGTGCTGGAGGGCCTCGACGAGAAGGGCATCATCACGATCGACAACGAGACGCCGCTGCCCAACTGCTCGATGACCAGCTACGACCGCGCGGAGGACGGCTCGCTGGAGCTGGACACCTACGCCGAGACCGCACCGCTGGACGAGGAGGGCACGCAGACCACGCGCGAGGAGCCGGCCGCGACCGGGGCCGACCGATGA
- a CDS encoding NAD(P)H-hydrate dehydratase: MSRQPEVVSSGLLRDWALPGQGGDKESNGRVLVVGGNVRMPGGVLLAAEAALRAGAGKLQIATVEPLAVPMAIAIPEAYVAGLAADDDGNLAPEAADEIVELAEGCAAVLLGPGIMAPEAAVALLEQVVPRLDVPVVIDALGMAYLTEHADGVQHLDGRVVLSPNAGELATTLGEDEDAVAQDPIGASLRLSRRAGAVVVSGAATTYVTTPGTRATADMWAVQTGGEGMAVSGSGDVKAGVLLGLLGRGAEPAQAGVWGAYVHGRAGERLVAVHGRRGFLARELLAEIPRTLAELDG; encoded by the coding sequence ATGAGCCGTCAGCCCGAGGTCGTCTCCTCCGGCCTGCTGCGCGACTGGGCGCTGCCCGGCCAGGGCGGGGACAAGGAGAGCAACGGCCGCGTGCTCGTGGTCGGCGGCAACGTCCGCATGCCGGGTGGGGTGCTGCTGGCGGCCGAGGCGGCCCTGCGCGCCGGCGCGGGCAAGCTGCAGATCGCCACCGTCGAGCCGCTCGCCGTGCCCATGGCCATCGCCATCCCCGAGGCGTATGTCGCGGGCCTCGCCGCCGACGACGACGGCAACCTCGCGCCCGAGGCCGCCGACGAGATCGTCGAGCTCGCCGAGGGCTGCGCGGCGGTGCTGCTGGGCCCCGGGATCATGGCGCCCGAGGCCGCCGTGGCGCTGCTGGAGCAGGTCGTCCCGCGGCTCGACGTCCCGGTCGTCATCGACGCGCTGGGCATGGCCTATCTCACCGAGCACGCCGACGGGGTGCAGCACCTGGACGGTCGGGTCGTGCTGTCCCCCAACGCCGGTGAGCTCGCCACCACGCTCGGCGAGGACGAGGACGCGGTCGCGCAGGACCCGATCGGCGCCTCGCTGCGGCTGAGCCGCCGCGCCGGGGCCGTGGTCGTGTCGGGCGCCGCCACGACCTACGTCACGACGCCGGGCACCCGGGCCACCGCCGACATGTGGGCGGTCCAGACCGGCGGCGAGGGCATGGCCGTCAGCGGCTCCGGCGACGTCAAGGCCGGGGTGCTGCTGGGTCTGCTCGGCCGCGGCGCGGAGCCCGCCCAGGCCGGCGTGTGGGGTGCCTACGTCCACGGCCGCGCCGGCGAGCGCCTGGTGGCCGTGCACGGCCGCCGCGGCTTCCTCGCGCGCGAGCTGCTCGCTGAGATCCCCCGGACCCTGGCCGAGCTCGACGGGTGA
- a CDS encoding DUF72 domain-containing protein produces the protein MSVLLGTSGWSYAHWEGVLYPHGMRPSDRLACYVSELDTVELNASHYRWPRDASFASWRRRLPEGFVMTVKAPRGLTHAKRLYAPERWSQIIGRGLHELRGRRGPLLLQLPPGMERDDARLDYALATLPSWLEVAVELRHESWHREEVFALLERHGAAYVVMSGAHLPCVLRATAPLVYVRWHGPSHDHLYAGSYGDADLDWWADRIREWQGAGHRVLGYFNNDGHGHAVHDVRRLRARLGC, from the coding sequence GTGAGCGTCCTCCTCGGGACGTCGGGCTGGAGCTATGCCCACTGGGAGGGTGTCCTCTACCCGCACGGGATGCGCCCGAGCGACCGGCTCGCCTGCTACGTCAGCGAGCTCGACACGGTGGAGCTCAACGCGAGCCACTACCGCTGGCCGCGGGACGCGAGCTTCGCGAGCTGGCGGCGGCGGCTGCCCGAGGGCTTCGTCATGACCGTGAAGGCGCCGCGCGGGCTGACCCACGCCAAGCGGCTCTACGCGCCCGAGCGGTGGTCGCAGATCATCGGCCGGGGGCTGCACGAGCTCCGCGGCCGCCGGGGGCCGCTGCTGCTCCAGCTGCCGCCCGGCATGGAGCGCGACGACGCCCGGCTGGACTACGCCCTCGCGACCCTGCCGTCCTGGCTGGAGGTCGCCGTCGAGCTGCGGCACGAGTCCTGGCACCGCGAGGAGGTCTTCGCCCTGCTCGAGCGCCACGGCGCGGCCTACGTCGTCATGTCGGGGGCCCACCTGCCGTGCGTCCTGCGCGCGACCGCCCCCCTCGTCTACGTGCGGTGGCACGGCCCGAGCCACGACCACCTGTATGCCGGCAGCTACGGCGACGCCGACCTCGACTGGTGGGCCGATCGGATCCGGGAGTGGCAGGGGGCGGGGCACCGCGTGCTCGGCTACTTCAACAACGACGGGCACGGCCACGCGGTCCACGACGTCCGGAGGCTGCGCGCACGTCTCGGCTGCTAG
- a CDS encoding GNAT family N-acetyltransferase — protein sequence MTITIRRATTPDELAGARELLLTSFRDDQGYGFQPQWHWDVEHLREVYVDNPRQALLVAVDEETGAVVGTCAARVGGPASPPHPEWLAARYADRAAVAQLVRLVTDPRHRRHGLGRRLVEATVDLVRDEGGYRVIYLHTNAKFPGALEFWRGVGMVEVHDARGEEDDDRFETVHFELPLR from the coding sequence ATGACCATCACCATCCGCCGCGCCACGACGCCGGACGAGCTCGCCGGCGCCCGCGAGCTCCTGCTGACCAGCTTCCGCGACGACCAGGGCTACGGCTTCCAGCCGCAGTGGCACTGGGACGTCGAGCACCTGCGCGAGGTGTATGTCGACAACCCCCGCCAGGCCCTGCTGGTGGCCGTCGACGAGGAGACCGGCGCGGTGGTGGGCACCTGCGCCGCGCGGGTCGGCGGCCCCGCCAGCCCGCCCCACCCCGAGTGGCTGGCCGCCCGCTACGCCGACCGAGCGGCCGTCGCGCAGCTGGTCCGGCTGGTCACCGACCCGCGGCACCGCCGCCACGGGCTGGGGCGACGGCTGGTCGAGGCCACGGTCGACCTCGTGCGCGACGAGGGCGGCTACCGGGTGATCTACCTGCACACCAACGCGAAGTTCCCCGGCGCCCTGGAGTTCTGGCGCGGCGTGGGGATGGTCGAGGTCCACGACGCCCGCGGCGAGGAGGACGACGACCGGTTCGAGACCGTGCACTTCGAGCTCCCGCTCAGGTGA
- a CDS encoding ABC transporter ATP-binding protein: MSIELRDVTWCAGERTIIEGVTDVLPTGGVVGLVGANGSGKSTLLRCLVGLRRPTAGTVLVDGSPVHRWPARRRAREIAFVEQVVEVAEDLRVVDVVGLGRTPHQDRWRGPRPYDEQVVAAAMEQVGIAHLATRPWRAVSGGERQRAHLARAFAQETAYLVLDEPTNHLDVRHQLELMEHLRACGRTVVVSLHDLGLAGRYCDHVLVMAGAGCLRPGRRPRCSSHA, from the coding sequence GTGAGCATCGAGCTGCGCGACGTGACCTGGTGCGCCGGGGAGCGCACCATCATCGAGGGCGTCACCGACGTGCTGCCCACCGGCGGGGTCGTCGGGCTCGTCGGCGCCAACGGCAGCGGCAAGTCGACGCTGCTGCGCTGCCTGGTGGGCCTGCGCCGACCCACCGCGGGCACCGTGCTGGTCGACGGCTCCCCGGTGCACCGCTGGCCGGCGCGGCGGCGGGCCCGCGAGATCGCCTTCGTGGAGCAGGTGGTCGAGGTTGCCGAGGACCTGCGGGTCGTGGACGTGGTGGGCCTCGGGCGCACCCCTCACCAGGACCGCTGGCGCGGTCCCCGGCCGTATGACGAGCAGGTCGTGGCCGCCGCCATGGAGCAGGTCGGCATCGCCCACCTGGCGACCCGGCCGTGGCGTGCGGTGTCCGGCGGCGAGCGGCAGCGCGCCCACCTCGCCCGAGCCTTCGCCCAGGAGACGGCATACCTGGTGCTCGACGAGCCGACCAACCACCTGGACGTGCGCCACCAGCTGGAGCTGATGGAGCACCTGCGGGCGTGCGGGCGGACCGTCGTGGTGTCGCTGCACGACCTCGGGCTGGCCGGGCGCTACTGCGACCACGTGCTGGTCATGGCGGGGGCCGGCTGCTTGCGTCCGGGCCGCCGGCCGAGGTGCTCGAGCCACGCCTGA
- a CDS encoding FecCD family ABC transporter permease gives MTVTATPGTGAAPTRPAVVAATASGRARTLLTCGVLGLVALPLAVVVSLRLGAADITYAQVLHVLAAHLGLPSQPVPATADAVLWDLRVPRVLAAAVFGAGLAVCGATLQALTRNALAEPYLLGISAGASAGAVVVAVLGVGLAIGLTGGALVGALLALGLLLLLLRRSGLDSTRVVLTGVVVGHLFSAITSLVLMAAGDAEATRAITFWLLGSMGSARWATVATGLVVLLLGLAVISWYAGALDALALGGDTASSLGVDVRRVRRLLLVVTAVMTASAVASVGAIGFVGLIVPHAMRFVVGPLHRALVPASALLGAVLLVVTDAICRVAFSPREIPMGVCTALIGVPIFLAILRRRGDL, from the coding sequence ATGACCGTGACCGCGACGCCCGGGACCGGGGCGGCCCCGACCCGGCCGGCCGTGGTGGCGGCCACCGCGTCGGGGCGGGCCCGCACCCTGCTGACCTGCGGAGTCCTCGGGCTGGTCGCCCTCCCGCTGGCTGTCGTGGTGTCCTTGCGCCTCGGCGCCGCCGACATCACCTACGCCCAGGTGCTGCACGTTCTCGCCGCCCACCTCGGCCTGCCCTCGCAACCCGTCCCGGCGACCGCGGACGCCGTGCTGTGGGACCTGCGGGTGCCGCGGGTGCTCGCTGCGGCGGTCTTCGGGGCCGGTCTGGCGGTCTGCGGGGCGACGCTGCAGGCCCTCACCCGCAACGCCCTCGCCGAGCCCTACCTCCTCGGGATCTCCGCCGGCGCCTCGGCCGGCGCCGTGGTCGTGGCGGTCCTCGGCGTGGGGCTCGCCATCGGGCTCACCGGCGGGGCGCTCGTGGGGGCGCTGCTCGCGCTGGGGCTGCTGCTCCTGCTGCTGCGCCGCAGCGGCCTGGACTCCACCCGTGTCGTGCTCACCGGCGTGGTCGTCGGTCACCTCTTCTCCGCCATCACCTCGCTCGTGCTGATGGCGGCCGGCGACGCCGAGGCGACCCGGGCGATCACCTTCTGGCTGCTCGGGTCGATGGGCTCGGCGCGATGGGCGACGGTCGCGACGGGGCTCGTCGTGCTGCTGCTCGGCCTCGCCGTGATCAGCTGGTATGCCGGTGCCCTCGACGCCCTCGCCCTCGGCGGCGACACGGCGTCCTCGCTCGGCGTCGACGTCCGGCGGGTGCGGCGGCTGCTGCTCGTCGTCACCGCCGTCATGACGGCGTCCGCCGTCGCGAGCGTCGGGGCCATCGGCTTCGTCGGGCTGATCGTGCCGCACGCCATGAGGTTCGTCGTCGGGCCGTTGCACCGGGCGCTGGTGCCGGCGAGCGCGCTGCTCGGGGCGGTGCTGCTCGTGGTGACCGACGCGATCTGCCGAGTCGCCTTCTCGCCGCGGGAGATCCCCATGGGCGTGTGCACGGCGCTGATCGGGGTGCCGATCTTCCTGGCCATCCTGCGACGGAGGGGCGACCTGTGA
- a CDS encoding ABC transporter substrate-binding protein has translation MAARGVATYLNESECPKGARTIADPIEAQLTDYRNLGRLFGVQARADQLVAEQRAAVAEARRHRPTGEPPRLLWIYSAYDGQPYVAGKAGLASAMSRVFGAVNVFDDVDDKWPEVQWEQLAARNPDLIVVADLEERGRPGDAARELRANPATAQMVAVKEGRFLVVPGVEMDTSVRWTRALTQLRDELVRRGLVR, from the coding sequence CTGGCGGCCCGCGGGGTCGCGACCTACCTCAACGAGTCCGAGTGCCCGAAGGGCGCCCGCACGATCGCCGACCCGATCGAGGCGCAGCTGACCGACTACCGCAACCTGGGGCGGCTCTTCGGGGTGCAGGCGCGGGCGGACCAGCTCGTCGCCGAGCAGCGCGCCGCGGTGGCCGAGGCCCGCCGGCACCGGCCGACCGGTGAGCCGCCGCGGTTGCTGTGGATCTACTCCGCCTACGACGGTCAGCCCTACGTCGCGGGCAAGGCCGGCCTGGCGTCGGCGATGTCGCGCGTCTTCGGCGCCGTCAACGTCTTCGACGACGTCGACGACAAGTGGCCGGAGGTGCAGTGGGAGCAGCTCGCCGCCCGCAACCCCGACCTGATCGTCGTCGCCGACCTCGAGGAGCGCGGGCGCCCCGGCGACGCCGCCCGGGAGCTGCGGGCCAACCCGGCGACGGCGCAGATGGTGGCCGTCAAGGAGGGCCGGTTCCTGGTCGTGCCGGGCGTCGAGATGGACACGTCGGTGCGGTGGACCCGCGCGCTGACGCAGCTGCGCGACGAGCTGGTGCGCCGGGGCCTGGTCCGATGA
- a CDS encoding glycosyltransferase family 2 protein, with product MSVVVGVPTYRRPDLLRRLLGQIVKQATELRSGEPVAVVVADNACQPEVADLVQALAAEAPVPIHYRAVRERGISQARNALIRGAYAVAPDWDYLVMYDDDGSLRPGCLAALVATARRYDADCAGGPVEMGRLDGHSRLIRAYLASSLVAKKTGPVVALNGAQNTLVARRLVERLRDPWFAPNRGLSGGEDFAFFLDAKSVGARFVWDADAVVDEPLPPQRLTRASVLRRAFEENAANAHTEVEHFGYGHSLAVLGSSARWPLVLGIAGAVHRDPDRCARMVVSLCGIAGRVAGTAGLNPQPYR from the coding sequence ATGTCCGTCGTCGTCGGCGTGCCGACCTATCGACGTCCTGACCTGCTGCGTCGGCTGCTCGGTCAGATCGTGAAGCAGGCGACGGAGCTGCGCTCCGGCGAGCCGGTGGCGGTCGTCGTGGCCGACAACGCCTGCCAGCCCGAGGTGGCCGACCTGGTGCAGGCTCTGGCCGCCGAGGCCCCGGTGCCGATCCACTATCGCGCGGTGCGCGAGCGGGGGATCTCCCAGGCGCGCAACGCCCTGATCCGCGGCGCCTACGCCGTCGCCCCCGACTGGGACTACCTGGTCATGTATGACGACGACGGGTCGTTGCGGCCCGGCTGCCTCGCCGCTCTGGTCGCCACCGCCCGCCGTTACGACGCCGACTGCGCCGGCGGCCCCGTCGAGATGGGCCGGCTCGACGGGCACTCCCGCCTCATCCGCGCCTACCTCGCCTCGTCGCTGGTGGCCAAGAAGACCGGCCCGGTCGTGGCGCTCAACGGCGCCCAGAACACCCTCGTGGCGCGGCGACTCGTCGAGCGGCTCCGCGACCCGTGGTTCGCCCCCAACCGGGGCTTGTCCGGGGGCGAGGACTTCGCCTTCTTCCTCGACGCCAAGTCGGTCGGGGCCCGCTTCGTGTGGGACGCCGACGCAGTGGTCGACGAGCCACTGCCGCCGCAGCGGCTCACCCGCGCCTCGGTGCTGCGCCGCGCCTTCGAGGAGAATGCCGCCAACGCCCACACCGAGGTCGAGCACTTCGGCTACGGCCACTCGCTGGCCGTCCTCGGCAGCAGCGCCCGGTGGCCGCTGGTGCTGGGGATCGCCGGGGCGGTGCACCGCGACCCGGACCGGTGCGCCCGGATGGTGGTCAGCCTGTGCGGCATCGCGGGCCGCGTCGCCGGCACCGCCGGGCTCAACCCCCAGCCCTACCGCTGA
- a CDS encoding MFS transporter — MGPSTHGVDPVHDEVEPGLLKRAIAASAIGNAVEWFDYGIYAYGTAFIAKALFPADAANAMIFTLGGFAISFVMRPLGGLIWGPLGDKIGRKAVLATTITLMAAATVLVGLIPSYGTIGIAAPVVLYLLRMVQGFSAGGEYGGAATFMAEYAPDRRRGFLGSFLEFGTLAGFNLGALLMLGLIELTSAQQMESWGWRIPFLIAGPLGMVGIYLRSKMEDTPVFRELEAAEEHQHSHRGMVDTIKVLFAHHIGSMLKLMGLVLALNVVNYTLLSYTPTYLQGLAFTPTQALLVPIFGQLLMMVFLPLAGTISDRWGRKPSWLMSLLGIAVLALPCYKLMQTGFAGAIAGFAILGLAYIPQLATISATFPAMFPTHVRYAGVALGYNISTALFGGTAGLVNEWLIKRTGDEQWPAYYMIAACLIGLVALFFTVETKGVSLRGTHTPGTEEALAEQRAASAGHGGAAPA; from the coding sequence ATGGGACCCAGCACGCACGGTGTGGACCCGGTGCACGACGAGGTCGAGCCCGGCCTCCTCAAGCGAGCCATCGCCGCGTCGGCCATCGGCAACGCGGTCGAGTGGTTCGACTACGGGATCTACGCCTACGGCACGGCCTTCATCGCCAAGGCGCTCTTCCCGGCGGACGCGGCCAACGCGATGATCTTCACGCTCGGCGGCTTCGCGATCTCCTTCGTCATGCGGCCCCTCGGCGGCCTCATCTGGGGTCCGCTCGGCGACAAGATCGGGCGCAAGGCGGTCCTCGCCACCACGATCACCCTGATGGCGGCGGCCACCGTGCTCGTCGGCCTCATCCCGTCCTACGGGACCATCGGCATCGCCGCGCCCGTGGTGCTCTACCTGCTCCGCATGGTGCAGGGCTTCTCCGCGGGAGGTGAGTATGGCGGCGCCGCCACCTTCATGGCCGAGTACGCCCCCGACCGCCGCCGCGGCTTCCTCGGCAGCTTCCTGGAGTTCGGCACGCTCGCGGGCTTCAACCTCGGCGCGCTGCTCATGCTCGGCCTCATCGAGCTGACCTCGGCGCAGCAGATGGAGTCCTGGGGCTGGCGCATCCCCTTCCTGATCGCCGGTCCGCTCGGCATGGTCGGGATCTACCTGCGCTCCAAGATGGAGGACACCCCGGTCTTCCGCGAGCTGGAGGCCGCCGAGGAGCACCAGCACTCCCACCGCGGCATGGTGGACACCATCAAGGTGCTCTTCGCCCATCACATAGGCTCGATGCTCAAGCTCATGGGCCTGGTGCTCGCTCTCAACGTCGTCAACTACACGCTGCTGAGCTACACGCCGACCTACCTGCAGGGCCTCGCGTTCACCCCGACCCAGGCGCTGCTCGTCCCGATCTTCGGGCAGCTGCTGATGATGGTCTTCCTGCCGCTGGCCGGGACGATCTCCGACCGCTGGGGCCGCAAGCCCAGCTGGTTGATGTCGCTGCTCGGCATCGCCGTCCTCGCGCTGCCCTGCTACAAGCTGATGCAGACCGGGTTCGCCGGGGCCATCGCCGGCTTCGCCATCCTAGGTCTGGCCTACATCCCGCAGCTGGCGACCATCTCGGCCACCTTCCCCGCGATGTTCCCGACGCACGTCCGCTACGCGGGGGTGGCGCTCGGCTACAACATCTCGACGGCGCTCTTCGGCGGCACGGCCGGCCTGGTCAACGAGTGGCTGATCAAGCGCACCGGTGACGAGCAGTGGCCGGCCTACTACATGATCGCCGCCTGCCTGATCGGTCTCGTCGCGCTCTTCTTCACGGTGGAGACCAAGGGCGTGTCGCTGCGCGGCACCCACACGCCCGGCACCGAGGAGGCCTTGGCCGAGCAGCGGGCCGCGAGTGCCGGTCACGGGGGCGCCGCCCCGGCCTGA
- a CDS encoding GntR family transcriptional regulator yields MAPQQPRPTRPPLAPIVQDSTPSLIAARLREAIATGVLGPGEQLGETALAASFGVSRGPLREAMQRLTQEGLLVSHRNRGLFVMELDPGEIRDMYLAREALERAAVEQIVGSGLAPEAASLLDIVSEMRGAEPEGAASADMRWHVALVRLARSPRLRSMHASMITQIRMCLTRMGDTYDGAERRADEHEQITRAILAEDLPRADALLREHMRDGLDRLEHAGR; encoded by the coding sequence ATGGCCCCGCAGCAGCCCCGCCCCACCCGACCGCCGCTGGCACCCATCGTCCAGGACTCCACCCCGTCCCTGATCGCGGCGCGGCTGCGCGAGGCCATCGCCACCGGGGTCCTCGGGCCGGGCGAGCAGCTCGGCGAGACGGCGCTCGCGGCCAGCTTCGGGGTGAGCAGGGGGCCGCTGCGCGAGGCCATGCAGCGGCTCACCCAGGAAGGGCTGCTGGTCAGCCACCGCAACCGCGGGCTCTTCGTCATGGAGCTGGACCCCGGGGAGATCCGGGACATGTACCTCGCCCGCGAGGCCCTCGAGCGCGCCGCCGTCGAGCAGATCGTCGGCTCCGGGCTCGCGCCGGAGGCCGCGTCGCTGCTGGACATCGTCTCCGAGATGCGCGGCGCCGAGCCCGAGGGTGCGGCGAGCGCCGACATGCGCTGGCACGTCGCGTTGGTGCGGCTCGCCCGCAGCCCGCGGCTGCGCTCCATGCACGCGTCGATGATCACCCAGATCCGCATGTGCCTCACCCGGATGGGTGACACGTATGACGGCGCCGAACGCCGCGCCGACGAGCACGAGCAGATCACCCGAGCGATCCTGGCCGAGGACCTGCCCCGCGCCGACGCGCTGCTGCGCGAGCACATGCGTGACGGCTTGGACCGGCTGGAGCACGCCGGCCGCTGA
- a CDS encoding M20 family metallopeptidase, protein MVTAAERRVLELLDEAELVDLTFALVRARGENPGETEGPTVDVLAAACRERGLTVATREVAPGRPNLVATLPGSGSGSGPASGSGPGLLFLGHSDVVPAGPGWSGDPFEPRQEAGRLVGRGVADMKGGLAAVVLAVDAVRRAGVPLTGAVTLACTVDEEDLDLGIRDLVAQPDLLPGPYAACVVAEPTDLSVVVACRGDAYLEVEVTGVAAHSGRPADGRNAIDAAARIVDLVRADHERLVAAAEDRLGSGTWNVGRIEGGRGTSIVAPGCHLWLDRRLMPGEDPERIAAELRDRVEAAGIVGDGIGVELQVTMEMPGFETEPDHPLVTAGVDATRAVGRPGEVDVWTAACDGGFVVRDLGIPAVVLGPGSVSEQAHQADESVAVAELLDAARVYALLILRLVGTS, encoded by the coding sequence GTGGTGACCGCGGCCGAGCGTCGCGTCCTCGAGCTGCTGGACGAGGCCGAGCTGGTCGACCTGACCTTCGCGCTGGTGCGGGCCCGCGGCGAGAACCCCGGCGAGACCGAGGGGCCCACCGTGGACGTGCTGGCGGCGGCCTGCCGCGAGCGGGGGCTGACGGTGGCGACCCGGGAGGTGGCGCCGGGGCGGCCCAACCTGGTGGCGACGCTGCCGGGGTCGGGGTCGGGGTCTGGTCCGGCGTCGGGCTCTGGGCCGGGGCTGCTCTTCCTCGGGCACTCCGACGTGGTGCCCGCGGGACCCGGCTGGTCCGGGGATCCCTTCGAACCGCGGCAGGAGGCCGGTCGGCTCGTCGGTCGTGGCGTCGCGGACATGAAGGGTGGCCTCGCGGCCGTCGTGCTCGCCGTGGACGCCGTCCGCCGCGCCGGGGTCCCGCTGACCGGGGCGGTGACCCTCGCGTGCACGGTCGACGAGGAGGACCTCGACCTCGGGATCCGGGACCTCGTCGCCCAGCCCGACCTGCTGCCCGGCCCGTATGCCGCCTGCGTCGTCGCCGAGCCGACGGACCTGTCCGTCGTGGTGGCCTGCCGCGGCGACGCCTACCTCGAGGTGGAGGTCACCGGCGTGGCCGCGCACTCGGGGCGGCCCGCGGACGGGCGCAACGCGATCGACGCGGCGGCGCGGATCGTCGACCTGGTCCGGGCCGACCACGAGCGGCTCGTGGCGGCCGCCGAAGACCGGCTCGGCTCCGGCACCTGGAACGTCGGGCGCATCGAGGGCGGCCGCGGCACCTCCATCGTCGCGCCGGGCTGCCACCTGTGGCTCGACCGGCGGCTCATGCCGGGCGAGGACCCGGAACGCATCGCGGCGGAGCTCCGCGACCGCGTCGAGGCCGCGGGGATCGTCGGCGACGGCATCGGCGTCGAGCTGCAGGTGACCATGGAGATGCCCGGCTTCGAGACCGAGCCCGACCACCCCCTGGTGACGGCCGGCGTCGACGCGACGCGAGCCGTGGGTCGTCCGGGGGAGGTCGACGTGTGGACCGCGGCGTGCGACGGCGGTTTCGTGGTGCGGGATCTCGGCATACCGGCCGTGGTCCTGGGGCCGGGCAGCGTCAGCGAGCAGGCCCACCAGGCCGACGAGTCCGTGGCTGTCGCCGAGCTGCTCGACGCGGCGCGGGTCTATGCGCTGCTGATCCTGCGGCTGGTGGGCACGTCCTGA